Proteins from a genomic interval of Rhizoctonia solani chromosome 12, complete sequence:
- a CDS encoding Transposon Tf2-7 polyprotein, which translates to MELRTNSNKLDPKQLGPFKIIKKVSSHAYRLELPDTLKIHDVFYVGLLSKKGEEEYKVEQIIDSKKQQGRWFYLIKWKGYGPEDNSWEPKELLEHSQEEIKRFNQARLRKACDAAKSL; encoded by the exons ATGGAACtcaggaccaattcaaacaaaTTGGACCCCAAACAGCTTGGCCCCTTCAAAATCATCAAAAAGgtctccagccacgcctaccgtCTAGAATTACCAGACaccttgaaaatccatgatgtCTTTTACGTTGGGTTATTGTCCAAAA agggagaagaggaatacaaggttgaGCAGATCATTGATTCCAAAAAACAACAGGGAAGATGGTTTtacctgataaaatggaaaggttacggtccggaagacaactcctgggaGCCCAAAGAACTATTGGAACATAGCCAGGAAGAAATCAAGCGTTTCAACCAAgccagactcagaaaggcttgtgacgccgccaagagcctttaa
- a CDS encoding Retrotransposable element Tf2 protein, which produces MDIIVDSMEFVNLGLDSNKKPLLFIDLYIQNFLAEPLRTLINSGATSNFISPSIVEKYKIPKTQLKNPQVVRMLDGTISQTGCIWHQVHLTVLANGHSHSIPFLVCPIGNTPAILGMTWLTTEAPLIDWQQGLITFPEQAQIASEEEADLDPLAGLPPQYHEFAKVFGKEEFKVLPPHREYDISIDLILDAKLSPGPLYGMTDAESKALKQHIDKELATGKIRPSTSSTGAPVMFVKKADGSLRLVVDYQKLNDITHKNIYPLPRQDNLMAKLRHAKIFTKLDLRWGYNNVRIKEGDEWKTAFKTKYGLFKYLVMPFGLTNAPAAFQHFMNNLFRDLIDVTVVIYLDNILIFSENPEEHPSHVREVLSRLMKNQLFCKLSKCHFHIATVDYLGIVITPAGFSMDQKKIEAVTSWPQPKTVKQVQAFLGFVNYLRRFIPNFSSVVRPLHNLTKKETPWSWGNLEEIAFQELKLLVTRSPILVHSNPDLTYYLETNASGVAMGAILSQRGEDNRLHPIAYMSKSFSGTKANYDTHNKELLAIIKALEEWQIFLEATDRPIQVFTDHRNLEYWKQAQTFNRRHARWRIFLSDFNFEIHYCPGKQSGKPDALSRRSNYMDTPPNLEVMLPVEVFANTLEEELEIVTEICTKLRDDLSLEPIIKFLTEDANNAPPSIQKAYREYDWEEDLLWYRGKLVVPDSETTKNQLLREFHDSPLAGHPGQQRTLELLSCNYWWPGMKSSAKEWVECCPVCQANRRPHAPVIALKPLEVPPFPFHTISYNFITGFPKSQGHNAILVVIDSFSKFGHFIPTSKKVTAKGLADLFITHVWKLHGLPVKTISDQGTTFTGKFLRALYQRLGVKPAFSSAYHPKSDRQTERVNQFIEFYLRSYVTADHLDWATWLPLAEYAYNNAKHAATGKTPFELVYGRNPIMNPSNIPANVPEADAVADTLAQEWKEAKSALRMSKERMTREKGTIPEY; this is translated from the coding sequence ATGGACATTATAGTAGATAGCATGGAATTTGTAAATCTTGGTttagactcaaataaaaaaccacttctTTTCATTGACCTATATATCCAAAACTTCCTGGCAGAACCCCTTAGGACCCTCATcaactcaggagccacatcaaactttatctccccctcaatcgtggaaaaatacaaaatcccaaaaacccaactcaaaaatccacaagttgtgagaatgttagatggtactatatcccagactggttgcatttggcaccaggttcacctcactgttttggccaatggccattcccactccattccctttcttgtttgccccattggcaacaccccggcaattcttggcatgacttggctaaCAACAGAAGCCCCCcttattgactggcaacaagggctaatcaccttccctgaacaagcgcagattgcctctgaggaagaagcggacctagatcctttggcaggtctcccccctcagtaccatgaatttgctaaagtctttggcaaagaagaatttaaggtcctccctccacatagggagtatgatatatccatagaccttATCCTGGATGCCAAACTATCCCCAGGACCcttatatggcatgactgatgctgaatccaaggcgctcaagcaacacattgacaaagaattagcaacgggcaagatccgccccagcacctCTTCCACcggcgccccagtcatgtttgttaagaaggcagacggatctcttaggctggttgtggattaccaAAAACTCAATGACATAACCCACAAAAACATATATCCACTTCCAagacaggacaacctcatggcaaagTTGAGACATGCTAAAATATTCACCAAGCTTGAtctacgctggggttacaataacgtcaggatcaaggagggagatgaatggaagacagcgtTCAAGACTAAATACGGGCTATTCAAATATCtagtcatgccttttggccttaccaatgccccagctgccttccaacacttcatgaacaacttgtTTAGGGATCTCATTGACGTAACCGTGgtcatctacttggacaatatcctgatcttctcagagaaTCCAGAGGAACACCCCagccatgtcagggaagtttTGTCAAggttaatgaagaaccagctgttctgtaaactctccaagtgtcaCTTTCACATTGCCACAGTGGATTACTTGGGGATTGTCATAACCCCCgccggcttctccatggatcagaagaagattgaggcagtcacgtcatggccacAGCCCAAGACGGTTAAACAGGTTCAGGctttcctagggtttgttaATTATCTCCGccggttcatccccaactttagcTCTGTTGTGCGCCCTCTGCAcaatctcaccaaaaaggaaaccccgtGGTCCTGGGGTAACCTAGAAGAAATAGCGTTCCAGGAATTAAAGCTCCTTGTCACCCGGTCACCCATCCTTGTCCACTCCAACCCGGATCTAacctactacctagaaaccaacgcatcaggggtagccatgggagccatactaAGTCAACGAGGGGAGGATAACCGGCTCCATccaattgcatatatgtctaAGTCCTTCTCAGGCACCAAAGCAAACTATGATACGCACAACAAGGAGCTATTAGCAATCATTAAGGCGttggaggaatggcaaattttcctagaagcaacagatagaccaatccaggtcttcacagatcatagaaacctggaatattggaaacaGGCACAAACCTTTAACCGGAGACACGCAagatggcgcatcttcctgagtgacttcaattttgaaatacactattgcccaggaaagcagtcaggaaaaccagatgcactATCCAGAAGGTCCAATTACATGGATACGCCCCCAAATCTGGAAGTCATGTTACCAGTGgaagtatttgccaacacgttggaagaagaacttgagattgtcacagaaatctGCACTAAACTCAGGGATGATCTGTCACTTGAACCCATCATCAAgttcctcacagaagacgcAAACAACGCACCCCCATCAATCCAAAAAGCCTACAGGGAatatgactgggaggaagacctatTGTGGTACCGCGGAAAGTTGGTGGTTCCAGACTCAGAAACCACAAAAAACCAACtactcagggaattccacgactcaccgctggcaggacaccctggGCAACAACGTACCCTTGAACTACTAAGttgcaactactggtggccaggaatgaagtcttCTGCCAAGGAGTGGGTAGAGTGCTGCCCcgtatgccaagccaaccggaGACCCCATGCACCGGTCATTGCGCTGAAACCCTTGGAAGTTCCCCCGTTCCCATTCCATACCATCTCGTACAATTTCATCACtggttttcccaagtcaCAGGGCCACAACGCTATCTTAGTGGTAATTGATtcattctccaagtttgggcatTTCATCCCCACCTCCAAGAAAGTTACTGCCAAAGGCCTGGCAGATCTATTCATCACCCATGTATGGAAACTCCACGGATTACCGGTCAAGACAATCTCTGACCAAGGAACCACTTTCACcgggaaattcctaagggcccTTTACCAGCggcttggagtcaaaccagCCTTCTCCTCTGCGTACCACCCCAAATCAGACAGACAGACAGAAAGGgtaaaccagttcattgagttttaCCTACGCTCCTACGTAACCGCGGATCATTTGGATTGGGCCACTTGGCTACCTTTGGCTgaatacgcatacaacaatgccaaacATGCAGCAACTGGGAAAACGCCTTTTGAACTCGTCTATGGGCGAAACCCAATAATGAACCCTTCCAACATCCCAGCCAACGTCCCAGAGGCAGATGCAGTAGCAGATACATTagcccaagaatggaaagaagccaaatCAGCCCTCAGGATGagcaaagaacggatgacCAGGGAAAAAGGAACAATACCAGAATATTAA